The Bacillus xiapuensis genome window below encodes:
- a CDS encoding YebC/PmpR family DNA-binding transcriptional regulator: MGRKWNNIKEKKASKDANTSRIYAKFGREIYVAAKQGEPDPESNQALKVVLERAKTYNVPKAIVDRAIEKAKGGSEENYDELRYEGFGPNGSMIIVDALSNNVNRTASEVRAAFGKNGGNMGVSGSVSYMFEATAVIGVEGKTADEVLELLMEADLDVRDILEEDGSVIIYAEPDQFHAVQEAFKQAGISEFTVAELTMLAQNDIHLSEEDQAQFEKLIDALEDLEDVQQVYHNVDLGE; encoded by the coding sequence ATGGGCCGTAAATGGAACAACATTAAAGAAAAGAAAGCGTCAAAAGATGCCAATACGAGCCGGATTTACGCAAAGTTTGGACGTGAAATTTACGTAGCTGCCAAGCAGGGAGAACCGGATCCGGAATCGAACCAAGCGTTAAAAGTCGTGCTCGAACGCGCGAAAACATATAATGTGCCTAAAGCGATTGTAGACCGCGCCATTGAGAAGGCCAAGGGCGGTTCAGAGGAAAATTATGATGAGCTTCGCTACGAAGGCTTTGGTCCGAACGGGTCCATGATCATTGTGGATGCGCTATCGAACAACGTTAATCGCACCGCCTCCGAAGTGCGTGCTGCCTTTGGCAAAAACGGCGGAAACATGGGCGTCAGCGGGTCGGTTTCCTACATGTTTGAAGCTACTGCCGTGATCGGCGTAGAAGGGAAAACAGCGGATGAAGTACTGGAGCTGTTAATGGAGGCCGATCTGGATGTGCGCGATATTTTAGAAGAAGACGGCTCCGTCATCATTTATGCCGAACCCGATCAATTCCATGCAGTACAAGAAGCCTTCAAGCAAGCCGGCATCAGCGAATTCACCGTTGCTGAGCTGACCATGCTTGCTCAAAACGACATTCACTTATCCGAGGAAGATCAAGCCCAATTTGAAAAGCTGATCGATGCCCTAGAAGATCTGGAGGATGTCCAGCAAGTGTATCATAACGTGGACTTGGGCGAATAA
- the liaG gene encoding LiaG family protein: MKKIAITIVTMALLGIALLTLKDYTSLFGNKITAQEDSIEVTSGIDRMDLEITSGNTTIIPQDRHDVKAVYKGKNKLSVKEDGSTIEVEVKQRWYQWISFFNSPKSSLTIYIPKDYQHDLELSVGSGHLQFAGDSPSRPMKLDTMSLEMSSGDVKLQNLETSAFKYEGSSGQLTIDSFTTKEGRFDLDSGDVRLVRYAGPLNGDLASGHMKVAMDQLAGDINLDLNSGNAQLDLPDHADFMLKGDTVSGDITCDFPLKNQTSKSGTISGTHGSGTYQINVSLASGDVKIH; the protein is encoded by the coding sequence ATGAAAAAAATAGCGATAACGATTGTCACAATGGCATTATTAGGTATCGCTCTTCTCACCTTGAAAGATTACACTTCACTGTTTGGAAACAAGATAACCGCCCAAGAAGACAGCATTGAGGTGACATCCGGAATTGACCGCATGGATCTGGAGATCACCAGCGGAAACACGACCATTATTCCGCAGGACCGCCATGATGTGAAAGCTGTTTATAAAGGCAAGAACAAGCTTTCTGTGAAGGAAGACGGCAGCACAATTGAAGTAGAAGTGAAGCAAAGATGGTATCAGTGGATATCCTTTTTTAACTCACCAAAATCATCCTTAACCATTTACATTCCAAAGGATTATCAGCATGATCTTGAGCTCAGCGTCGGCTCTGGTCACTTGCAATTCGCAGGAGATTCCCCTTCTCGGCCGATGAAGCTGGATACGATGAGCTTAGAAATGAGCTCCGGAGACGTGAAGCTGCAAAATCTGGAGACGTCGGCATTCAAATATGAGGGCTCTTCAGGTCAATTAACCATTGATTCATTCACGACAAAAGAAGGCAGATTTGATCTCGATTCGGGGGATGTGAGACTCGTCCGATACGCCGGTCCTCTCAACGGTGATTTAGCTTCGGGGCACATGAAAGTCGCGATGGATCAATTAGCGGGGGATATAAATCTGGACTTAAACTCCGGAAATGCTCAGCTTGATTTGCCGGATCATGCGGATTTTATGCTTAAAGGTGATACAGTCAGCGGAGATATCACTTGTGATTTCCCTCTCAAAAATCAAACATCGAAAAGCGGCACAATTTCCGGCACACATGGCTCCGGCACCTATCAAATCAACGTCTCCTTAGCAAGCGGAGATGTGAAAATTCATTGA
- a CDS encoding bifunctional diguanylate cyclase/phosphodiesterase has protein sequence MFSTPSAASFKILQGDYAGSIVLLSIAMACAASYTAIIMNERAQQNSFFHRTVWLILASVSMGIGIWSMHFIGMSALMLPVSMHYDHWLTLISIGPALIASFLAFYFSNRPSLTISSYVMAGIVMGAGISVMHYIGMAAMKMKNVVISYDIRLFIASIVVAVVVSFIALYILAKHQRKARRRFVRLLVSAILGMAVSCMHYTGMAAVHFYVPKQLPLKNSGHHLSDMAFLIGSTTAAITVLFVLFLLSSLLDRYVEHRFSYYDSLTKLPNRREFEKNVNSNAYPAMAVWHFHDLDLLHHSYSYAFLDDVIQQTSELLASVKPPLAELYRLDGQRFAFAVRDEKAVSELRQAMTRAAFLMNQPLVIDGHVVRLQSLCAFADAEQKVPSAELYGQALAVLSHPGAGFHNEVIAYDPEIHAHTMEREIMEGIDRALAENELYLVYQPKVATDQKEMIGVEALLRWKHPKYGILSPAVFIPVLEKYHRMMDVTDWVIDRVCQQILAWQVENSRSWRVAINIPGHYVSSPRLLEYLLSTTRRYQIDPEFLELEITETSFVKTIDGAIQAVDRFRKEGFEVALDDFGTGVSSLSYLKKIPISTLKIDKSFIDGGFRTEKDASIIQSIILLGKSLNLKVVVEGVETEEQAAFLAKSCHYPIIQGYYFSKPLPADELVEWNKRFIGQA, from the coding sequence ATGTTTTCTACACCTTCTGCAGCATCCTTTAAAATTTTGCAAGGCGACTATGCAGGGTCCATCGTTCTTCTGTCGATTGCTATGGCCTGCGCCGCTTCCTATACGGCGATCATAATGAATGAGCGCGCTCAGCAAAACAGTTTCTTTCATCGGACTGTTTGGCTGATTCTTGCTTCCGTTTCTATGGGAATAGGGATTTGGTCGATGCATTTTATTGGGATGAGCGCTTTGATGCTTCCGGTCTCCATGCATTATGATCATTGGCTGACGTTAATTTCGATCGGGCCTGCGCTGATCGCTTCTTTTTTGGCGTTCTATTTTTCCAATCGGCCGAGCCTCACGATTTCTTCCTATGTAATGGCAGGTATCGTTATGGGAGCCGGGATATCTGTGATGCATTATATCGGCATGGCCGCGATGAAGATGAAGAATGTCGTGATCAGCTATGACATTCGTTTATTTATAGCCTCTATCGTTGTGGCGGTTGTCGTTTCGTTTATCGCGCTGTATATTTTAGCCAAGCACCAAAGAAAAGCACGCCGCCGTTTCGTGCGGCTGCTTGTCTCGGCTATTCTGGGCATGGCGGTTTCATGCATGCATTATACTGGTATGGCTGCGGTGCATTTCTATGTGCCTAAACAATTGCCGCTTAAGAATAGCGGACATCATCTGTCAGATATGGCTTTTTTAATTGGCAGTACAACAGCGGCCATAACAGTGCTGTTTGTTTTATTTCTGCTTTCGAGCCTGTTGGATCGTTATGTGGAGCATCGTTTTAGCTATTATGACTCGCTAACAAAGCTCCCGAACCGCAGGGAATTTGAAAAGAATGTAAACAGCAATGCTTATCCGGCGATGGCCGTGTGGCACTTCCACGATCTCGACCTGCTCCATCACTCGTACAGTTATGCCTTTTTGGATGATGTGATTCAGCAAACGAGCGAGCTGCTCGCTTCTGTCAAGCCGCCGCTAGCTGAGCTGTACCGGCTGGATGGACAGCGCTTTGCCTTTGCGGTAAGAGATGAAAAAGCTGTTTCGGAGTTAAGGCAGGCGATGACACGAGCGGCCTTTCTCATGAATCAGCCGCTCGTGATCGACGGTCATGTTGTGCGGCTGCAATCCCTCTGTGCTTTTGCGGACGCCGAGCAGAAGGTGCCGTCCGCTGAGCTGTACGGTCAAGCGCTAGCGGTGCTGAGCCATCCGGGGGCTGGGTTTCATAATGAAGTGATTGCTTATGATCCGGAGATTCACGCACATACCATGGAAAGAGAAATAATGGAAGGTATTGACCGGGCGCTGGCGGAGAATGAATTATACCTTGTTTATCAGCCGAAAGTAGCAACCGATCAGAAGGAAATGATTGGAGTGGAGGCACTGCTGCGCTGGAAGCATCCCAAGTATGGAATTCTATCGCCCGCGGTTTTTATTCCGGTATTGGAAAAATATCATCGAATGATGGATGTGACGGATTGGGTCATTGACCGGGTCTGCCAGCAGATCCTTGCTTGGCAAGTGGAGAATAGCCGCAGCTGGAGGGTGGCGATTAACATTCCCGGCCATTATGTGAGCTCTCCGCGGCTGCTGGAGTATTTGCTGAGTACAACCCGCCGGTACCAGATCGATCCTGAATTCCTGGAGCTGGAAATTACCGAAACGAGCTTCGTGAAAACGATTGATGGGGCGATTCAAGCGGTCGACCGTTTTCGAAAGGAAGGCTTTGAAGTGGCACTGGATGATTTCGGGACAGGTGTCTCCTCTTTATCTTATTTGAAGAAAATCCCTATCTCGACGCTGAAGATTGATAAATCGTTTATCGACGGGGGATTTCGTACGGAAAAGGATGCTTCCATTATCCAATCCATCATTTTATTAGGAAAATCTTTAAACTTGAAAGTGGTGGTAGAGGGGGTGGAAACGGAGGAGCAGGCCGCTTTTCTTGCGAAGTCATGTCATTATCCTATTATTCAAGGCTACTATTTTTCTAAACCGCTGCCGGCGGATGAATTAGTGGAATGGAATAAGCGGTTTATTGGACAAGCATAA
- a CDS encoding YitT family protein, translating into MNILTILLGSIIVGVAYNLFLIPHGILSSGLSGVAIMVGLITPMNTGVINFLLNLPLLVVGVKKLGKQFIGYTILSVVLISVSLYMIPIYQVSTEPILSSLFGGVLTGLGIGLIFRASASSGGFDIIAMLLTKKKDFPLGALLSAMNGVVVIASGFIFNWDAALNTMIAIYATGKVIDTIHTNHIKLTLMIITAKGEAVKEKLISNVYRGVTVMKGEGAYSGEGRSVLITVITRYQLTDVKTMIHEADPEAFVNITETVEVIGSFHKS; encoded by the coding sequence ATGAATATTTTGACCATTCTATTAGGGTCGATCATTGTTGGAGTGGCATATAATCTTTTTTTGATTCCGCATGGAATTTTGAGCAGCGGGCTGAGCGGTGTGGCGATCATGGTCGGACTGATTACCCCAATGAATACGGGGGTCATTAACTTTTTATTAAACCTTCCTTTGTTAGTGGTCGGTGTGAAAAAGCTGGGGAAACAGTTTATTGGGTACACGATTCTGTCTGTTGTTCTGATATCGGTCAGTTTGTATATGATCCCTATTTATCAAGTATCGACGGAACCGATTCTGTCTTCCTTGTTTGGCGGCGTGCTGACGGGACTCGGCATCGGATTAATCTTTCGGGCATCTGCTTCATCGGGAGGCTTCGATATCATCGCTATGCTGCTGACAAAGAAGAAGGACTTTCCGCTTGGGGCACTGCTTTCGGCGATGAACGGAGTAGTGGTCATTGCTTCAGGCTTCATTTTTAATTGGGATGCGGCGCTGAATACGATGATAGCTATTTATGCGACAGGTAAAGTGATTGATACGATTCACACGAACCATATTAAGCTAACGCTGATGATTATCACAGCCAAAGGAGAAGCTGTGAAAGAGAAGCTGATTTCAAATGTTTACCGCGGGGTAACCGTCATGAAGGGAGAAGGGGCGTATTCAGGTGAAGGCCGGTCGGTTCTGATCACCGTCATTACGCGCTATCAGCTGACGGATGTAAAGACAATGATTCATGAAGCTGATCCGGAAGCATTTGTAAATATCACCGAAACGGTCGAAGTCATAGGCTCATTTCATAAATCCTAA
- a CDS encoding YczE/YyaS/YitT family protein, with amino-acid sequence MRREYRLRWTFFIMGLIVLALGISLTIKGKVLGIGPWDVFHYGLYKQLGLTIGTWSIIAGITIIAATWVGTQTPPKIGAIMNMLLLGVFIDIFNLWLPNPETILVQVLCFTAGVFILGFGISLYVSADLGAGPRDSLMLLIVEKTGWSITLVRNGMEITVFLLGWLLGGPVGIGTILIALFLGRIIQITLPPCQKRLERLIGKEHQPVPGAEKN; translated from the coding sequence ATGCGCCGCGAATACCGTTTGCGCTGGACTTTTTTTATCATGGGCTTGATCGTGCTGGCACTGGGGATTTCACTCACCATTAAGGGGAAAGTGCTGGGGATCGGACCGTGGGATGTATTTCACTATGGGCTTTATAAGCAGTTGGGATTAACGATCGGCACATGGTCAATCATTGCAGGAATTACGATTATTGCCGCTACTTGGGTCGGCACGCAAACCCCGCCAAAAATCGGCGCTATCATGAACATGCTGCTTCTGGGTGTGTTTATCGATATCTTTAATCTGTGGCTACCCAATCCGGAGACGATCCTCGTTCAAGTGCTATGCTTTACTGCCGGCGTCTTTATTCTCGGATTTGGTATCAGTCTCTATGTTTCCGCTGATTTAGGAGCCGGTCCGAGAGACAGCTTAATGCTCCTGATCGTGGAAAAAACCGGCTGGAGTATCACGCTTGTCCGAAATGGTATGGAAATAACCGTCTTTCTATTAGGGTGGCTGCTGGGAGGCCCGGTCGGCATCGGCACCATTTTGATCGCTTTGTTTTTAGGAAGAATCATCCAGATCACGCTGCCGCCATGCCAAAAGCGGCTAGAGCGGCTGATCGGTAAAGAACATCAGCCCGTGCCCGGCGCGGAAAAAAACTGA